The nucleotide sequence ACCGCCCGTTTGATACCTTCGAGTATTTCGTCAACCTCTTCCCTGGTCACGATGAGGGGCGGACCTATTTGTATCCGACTTCCACCGGGACGGACAATAATGCCTTCCTCCAGTATGGCCTTCACCAGCCTTTTTTCAGCCTTGTTGGCGAAGGGTTCGCGGGTCTTTTGATCCTGGACCAACTCGAAGCCGAGGAACAGCCCCATCCCTTGAACCTGCCCTATGAAGGGGTATTCCTGCAGCTTTTCCAGTTCGTCGAGCATGTAGCGACCCATATTAGCGGAGTTCTCCACCAGGTTTTCATCGATCAAGATTTCGAGATTTTTCTTGGCAACGGCACAGGCGACGGGATGCGCGCCACAGGTATGGAGATGGGGAAAGGGATCATCACAGAGCATCCCCTGGAAAATTTTGTCGGTGAAGGCAACCCCTGCTATTGGGAGTGAAGAGCTGATCATCCCTTTGGACATGCAAAGGAGGTCCGGAGTGATATTCCAGTGCATGCAAGCAAAATTCTTCCCCGTTCTTCCAAAACCCGTCATGACTTCATCCAGGATCAGCAAGACATCGTGGGCATCACAGATCTCTCTTATCTTGGGGAAGTATTCAGGAGGGGGACAGATGGTTCCCGAGACCCCGTAAATGGGTTCGGCCACAAATGCGGCCACCCGGTCCTTGCCCTCCTGCTCAATGGTTTCAGCAAGGGCTTCGGCACACTCCAGGTTGCAGCCCGGATAGTCCTTTCCAAAAGGACACCTGTAGCAATAGCATTCCGATGTATAGAGGACATCCGGGTTGGGGCTGCCCACTTTATTGTGGAAACGGTCGATCCCCGTGGCCCACATGGAAAAAAGG is from Deltaproteobacteria bacterium and encodes:
- a CDS encoding aspartate aminotransferase family protein — encoded protein: MSKFTLARGWIEEDKQHLLHGGVPLRDFSENGTPLILESAKGIRIRDIHGREYIDALAGAVCVNCGYGRQELAEVAREQMSRLSYAESWSGVAHTAAIEYAQALSKFTPPGLDRFFFVNSGAEANEAAYKIARYYWATKGYGEKTKIISRKLSYHGLNLFSMWATGIDRFHNKVGSPNPDVLYTSECYCYRCPFGKDYPGCNLECAEALAETIEQEGKDRVAAFVAEPIYGVSGTICPPPEYFPKIREICDAHDVLLILDEVMTGFGRTGKNFACMHWNITPDLLCMSKGMISSSLPIAGVAFTDKIFQGMLCDDPFPHLHTCGAHPVACAVAKKNLEILIDENLVENSANMGRYMLDELEKLQEYPFIGQVQGMGLFLGFELVQDQKTREPFANKAEKRLVKAILEEGIIVRPGGSRIQIGPPLIVTREEVDEILEGIKRAVKKFKP